The Paraburkholderia largidicola DNA segment CGCGCTCTGCTGCATGTACGCATCGAACACGGGCCGCGCCAGTTCGCCGAGCTGACGGCCAATGTCAAACGGCTCGCCCGCTATCCGATGCAATTCCCAACTCTGCTTCGACACACGACACCTCGAACATCAATCAACACGCGATGCGCATTTATAGTTCATTACAACATATGTTGTCAATAACGATGCAATGCGCCCGTCGGTTGCTTTTACGTGGACTTGAAGCTCGCGGGCGCCCGATCAGGGCACGTAGGCGCCCTTCGCGTGCAGCGACTGCTCGGCGAGTTCGAGCTGCTGGACGGCGTCCGTGCCTTCGAGCGCGAGCAGATGCGCGACCAGCGACTCCGCAATCGCTGTCGCCGCCACCAGCGACGGGAAGAACGACGGACTTTCGTGCGAGAAGATCAGCACCTTGTCGGCGTTCAGCGCGATGGGCGACACGGCGCTGTCGGTGATGGCGATCAGCTTGCTGCCCTTTTCCAGCGCGGCTTCGGCCACGCGCGCCGCCTCGACGGAATACGGCGCGAAGCTGACGACGACCGTCGCGCTGTCGCGTTCGATACCGCGCAACTGCATTTCGAGCGTGCCCGCTTCGCCTGTCAGCAGCGAAACGGACGAGCGAAACAGCCGGTATCCATAGACGAAACCGAACGCGACGGGAAAGCACGAACGAAAACCCGCGACATGCACGTGCGGCGCGCGCCGCAACAGCTTGGCCGCTTCGACGGTCACGCGGGTGTTGTGCGCCGCCGTCACTTCGAGATTGTGCTGTTGCGCGACGAGCAGATCGTGCGCGAGCGCGTCTTTCGCGTGCCCCTTGACGAGCGAGCGGGCGCGGCTGGTCAGCGGCTCGGGGCGCGTGCGCACGCGCGCGACGAACAGGTCGCGCAATTCGTTCCAGCCCGGAAAGCCCAGTTGCTGCGATAGCCGCACGAGTGACGCGGGTTGCACCTGGGCGCGCTCGGCGACCTTGCGCATCGACGACACGGCGACCTCATCGGGATGATCGAGCAGAAACGCCGCGCCCATCTGGAACTGCGGACTGAGTTCGGAGAAGCGTCCACGGATCAGGGCGGCGAGCTGGTCGAAGGTGTCGGGCATACGGTGTACCGGGGATGAGGATGACAACAAATGTTATCACCCGGTATCGAGCGGGGCCAATGAGGGATGAGCGGGTGATGCGGCGGAAGAACCTACGCGTTCTGTTCGCTCGCCAACACTTGAAAACACGAAATCACCCCGATTGACCTAACGTAATGCAGTAGCACTCGTCAACGATTCGAAAGCAGGTAGACCATCCCGTGTCGCCATTGCGCCCATAACAAGGAGTGAACCATGGTTACTGGCCCTATCGTCAAAGCACCCGTGGATATCCCGGCCCGCTTTGCACACGAAGACATCCTCATCGACGGAGCAATCGGCTTTACGTCGACACCCGCCGGTCCGATGTTTGATCCTTCCGACGACCAGTCGGCAATCAGGATTCCCACGCTCGTTCGGGTCCGTAGCGCAGACGGTGTACCGCTCGAAGGGCTGACCGCACGAGATTTTTCAGCCGCCTTCTGGGGCGCTGGAGAACTGGAGAAAATCAAGGTCTTGACGTGTGATCCGATGCATACCAAGAAGGGGCCAACATCGGAGGCGGGAATCAGCACGTTGGGGATGTACTCGCTCTATTTGAAAATGCCCGAACTCTGGTGGTGGCAAACGCCCGACAACAAGCGGGACATCACCAATCTGGTGTTCATCCTGAACGTTTCGATTCTCGACACGAGAGGGTCGATCGTCGTGAGCAAAACAGGTCAGGTATTTCTGACGACGCCGTGCCTGCATATGCCTCGCGTCTACCGCGAAGAAGACGACGCGTAGTGCGTGCGGCACCATAGCCGGTCACATCGACTGATCAGCGAGCTTCGAGCCCCATGGCCTTCAGATCTCTGCTCGACGTCCAGCAAGCCGAGTCGGTCCCGCTCGAAGCGCGCGGGCTCGCCACCAGCACGTACGAAACCATTCGACGCAGCGCGCAGGCGCATCCCGATTCGCCAGCATTGAGTTTCTTCTTCGACGCGCAGCACTTCAAGCAGACGCACCACTGGAACTACGCGCAGTTCTTCGCGGACATCACCCGCGCGGCCAATGCCTTTCATGCACTCGGCGTCGGACGCGACGACGTGATCGTGTTCGTTTTGCCGAACTTGCCCGAAACACACTTCACGATCTGGGGCGGTGAAGCGGCGGGCATCGTGATGGCCATCAATCCGTTACTGGATGGCGAGCAGATCGCAGCACTCATCGACACTGCGCGAGCCCAAGTGCTGGTCACGCTGGCGCCGACTCCCGGCACCGATCTCTGGCCCAAGCTCATGCCGCATCTGGCGCAGTTGCCGACCTTGCGCGATATCGTCTGGGTCAATCTCGCGCCATACGTCAGCACAGGTAAAGGACTCACACTCCGTCTGATTGCCGCGGCGGAAAAAATGCGCCACCAGGGCCGGCGGATTCACGATCTGCGGTCGCTGATGCACCGGCAACCCGCAGACCGCCTGACGAGCGAACGCCAGTTCGCCAGTGATGACACCGCTTCATATCTATGCACTGGCGGAACGACGGGCCTGCCGAAGATCGCCGTGCGCACGCACGGCGCCGAGGTGTTCGATGCCTGGTCGACGTCGGCACATATGGAGTTCGGCGATACCCGCAAGACCAACTTCTGCGGGTTGCCGCTATTCCATGCGAACGGCCAGATGGTGACGGGACTGATGGCATGGATGAACGCACATCACGTCGTTCTCGGAACGCCTCAGGGCTATCGCGGCGCAGGCGTGCTCCCGAGCTTCTGGGCGATCGCAGAGCACTACCGCATCAATTTCTTCACCGGCGTGCCGACCGTGTACGCGGCGCTGCTGCAGTATCCCGACGATTCGCGCGATCTCTCGTCCCTGGAGTTCGCGATTTGCGGCGCAGCGCCGATGCCCGTCGAACTGTTCCGCGAATTCGAGCGGCGCACGCACATCCGTATTCTCGAAGGCTACGGGCTCACCGAAGGCACCTGTGTGACTTCCTGCAATCCGCCGGACGGCGACCGGCTGCCTGGATCGATTGGTATCAGGCTGTGCTATCAGGGCATGCGCGTCGCCATACTCGACGACAAAGGCCGCTACCTGCGCGACGCAAATGTCGACGAAGTGGGCAGCATCATCATCCCCGGCCCGAATCTGTTCAAGGGCTACCTCGAAGATCACCACAACGCAGGCATCTGGCTGACCATCGACGGACTGCGCTGGTTGATCACCGGCGATCTCGGTCGGCAGGACGAGCGCGGCTACTTCTGGCTGACGGGGCGCAACAAGGAACTGATCATCCGCGGCGGGCACAACATCGAGCCGAAGCTGATCGAGGAGCCGCTCCAGGCGCACCCCGCCGTCGCGATGGTGGCGGCCGTCGGCGCGCCCGATGCGTACGCGGGCGAAGTGCCCGTCGCCTATGTCCAGCTCCGCGCCGGACATCACGCGACGGAAAGCGAGCTGCTGTCTTTCGCCTCGCAGACGATTCATGAACGGGCCGCCGTGCCCAAACGCATCGAAATCGTCGAAAGCCTGCCTGTCACGGCCGTTGGCAAGATCTACAAGCCCGCGCTGGTTCAGCGGGAAATCAAACGGACGATTCTGGCAGAAGCGCAAGCGGCGGGCATCTCAGACGTTTCGGTCGAAGTCGTTTAGGACAGGCGCCGGGGTGTCGTGGCACGCGTCGCCGCCAAAGGACGACAGCAGGAATTCGGGCACCTGCTCAGCCGTTACGCATTCCAGGTCGAATGGCTGTGAACACACGCGCCGCTCGATGTGAGCGGCCGGAATCCCGCATTGCGAAATCATCGCCCGTGTCACAAAACTGCTTGCTGCATGGCAGCGTGAAAGCACTGCGCATCGGAAAAACCCTTTTCGCCTCGTGAAACGCCATCCACAACCAATTGATTTAAAACGCATTTTTATTCGTTCGGCGCGCCACACTCCCCGCTCGCGGCTATCTCCTTCTTCGGTACTCTCTTATACAAGAGGTGGATGCTCGACGACGACCAGCCGATCGATTGGCGAGCCGGTGCGACCCGCCCAGTGCTTTTTTCATACCGCTGGAGAAAATCAAATGTTGCACGTTTATGTCGAACCCGTACCAAAGGGCCGATGGGGGCCGATCGACGGATACACCGTCGAGTTCCAGGACGGCACCAAAGTGACCCCGGAGATCTACCGTTCAGAAACGCTCGCTGTCGGCGAGATCAAGTTGCGCGGCTATCTGCCGCTTATCGCGAAGGTGCGCATCACCGACAAGGCCGTCACCGAGCACTGGCAAGCGGCCGAACAACCGCTGCCGCAAGGCTGACACGGACCCACCGCGCACGTCCGTTGCGCGTAACGCGTGCTTCGCGCCCGTCATCCGGCGAAGCACGCGCTCACCCTTCCACCGAACATCACATCCCGGCTTGCTGGCGCAACAGCGCTGCTTCGCATGCGCCGCGGATCAGCCGGTAGCGGTTCGCGCGTTTGTCGATATGAATATGATCGGTGAAGGTAGCCTGCATGCCGGCCGGATCGACAAGGCATGCGTGGCACTCGGCGAGACGCATCGCGAGCGGCAGCGCCCGGCTCGACAGCATGACGCGGTGCGTGACATCGACCGCGCTCGAATCGGGCGTATGCCAGCGCCGCATTGCGTCGACTGCCTGCGACGGAGACAGCCACCATCTCGTTTCGGCGTAGACGAGCAGATGCAGCGCGACGATCAGCGTAAGCAGTTTGATCTGCGCTTCCACTTCACTGCTGAATGCGACTTGAGTCATGCGTGCGTTGCTCATCTCTCGCTCCCCACGAATCGATAAACAGCCCACCGCATGAATCAGGCCTGACGTCGCGGGACGTATTACAGTGGAGTCCACCATGACGCCATTCTTCCGGAGACGCCGATGAGCCGCTATACGACAGCCGAACTCGACTCGCTCGCGACGCAGTTCGACGCCGACGGAATGGTCGTGCTCCGCCGTCATTTCCCCAAAGAGACCTTGCTGAAGTGGCGCAACGCGTTCGACGCGCTGCTCGAACAGCGTCTCCGGGAAAGCGCGACGGCCGTCCGCGGACCGAACCGGCACTACATCACGCTGCCTTTTATGGGCGATTTCGCCGACGAAGCTATTTTTGCCGACCCCGACGTGCTCGCCATCGTGGAGCGCGTCGCGGGCGACGAGCCCGTCATGTGCCAACTGGCTTCCGACACGCCGCTTCATGGCTCCGACTATCAGGACGTGCACCGCGACACGCCGGCACTCTTCGACGGTTTTCCGGAAACGCCGTCGTTCCAGCTGGCCGTCAATTTCCCGCTATGCGATGTGACGCGCGAGAACGGACCGTTCGAGACGACGCTCGGCACGCATCGCATGCGTGACAAGGAAGCGCTGGAAGCGTATGAAACAGGCCGCGCACCGTTGCACACGATCACGATGGAACTGGGCGACGTGATGATCAGGGACGTGCGCGCGCTGCATCGGGGAACGCCAAATCTGACGCAAGCGCCCCGCCCCATGGTCGTGATCGGCTATAGCCGCAGCTGGTATTTCCGGCCGGAAGTAAAAATCGATGTGCCGGAAAACGTCTTTCAAAGCCTCCGCGCCAGAGGCAAGCGGCTTCTGCGGTATATGCCGCGTGTGGACAACGTCGAAGCCGTCGCAACGGGCGAAAGCTATACGAAGTTCGCTTATTGATCGGCTCCACGCGCGGCGTAGCTCACGTAGAAGCCCAATTGTCGCGCCTGAGTCGCCAAAGCGTTTCCGCAGCGACGGTTTATCCGGCGCGCTGCCGTCGTCATACTCGTGCCCATTCTCGGGACATGTCGCCGGTCACGGCGTCACGTCCCGATGTGACGCAATCTCCATGGGCGACGAAGATGGTGAC contains these protein-coding regions:
- a CDS encoding MurR/RpiR family transcriptional regulator: MPDTFDQLAALIRGRFSELSPQFQMGAAFLLDHPDEVAVSSMRKVAERAQVQPASLVRLSQQLGFPGWNELRDLFVARVRTRPEPLTSRARSLVKGHAKDALAHDLLVAQQHNLEVTAAHNTRVTVEAAKLLRRAPHVHVAGFRSCFPVAFGFVYGYRLFRSSVSLLTGEAGTLEMQLRGIERDSATVVVSFAPYSVEAARVAEAALEKGSKLIAITDSAVSPIALNADKVLIFSHESPSFFPSLVAATAIAESLVAHLLALEGTDAVQQLELAEQSLHAKGAYVP
- a CDS encoding phytanoyl-CoA dioxygenase family protein; protein product: MSRYTTAELDSLATQFDADGMVVLRRHFPKETLLKWRNAFDALLEQRLRESATAVRGPNRHYITLPFMGDFADEAIFADPDVLAIVERVAGDEPVMCQLASDTPLHGSDYQDVHRDTPALFDGFPETPSFQLAVNFPLCDVTRENGPFETTLGTHRMRDKEALEAYETGRAPLHTITMELGDVMIRDVRALHRGTPNLTQAPRPMVVIGYSRSWYFRPEVKIDVPENVFQSLRARGKRLLRYMPRVDNVEAVATGESYTKFAY
- a CDS encoding acyl-CoA synthetase; this encodes MAFRSLLDVQQAESVPLEARGLATSTYETIRRSAQAHPDSPALSFFFDAQHFKQTHHWNYAQFFADITRAANAFHALGVGRDDVIVFVLPNLPETHFTIWGGEAAGIVMAINPLLDGEQIAALIDTARAQVLVTLAPTPGTDLWPKLMPHLAQLPTLRDIVWVNLAPYVSTGKGLTLRLIAAAEKMRHQGRRIHDLRSLMHRQPADRLTSERQFASDDTASYLCTGGTTGLPKIAVRTHGAEVFDAWSTSAHMEFGDTRKTNFCGLPLFHANGQMVTGLMAWMNAHHVVLGTPQGYRGAGVLPSFWAIAEHYRINFFTGVPTVYAALLQYPDDSRDLSSLEFAICGAAPMPVELFREFERRTHIRILEGYGLTEGTCVTSCNPPDGDRLPGSIGIRLCYQGMRVAILDDKGRYLRDANVDEVGSIIIPGPNLFKGYLEDHHNAGIWLTIDGLRWLITGDLGRQDERGYFWLTGRNKELIIRGGHNIEPKLIEEPLQAHPAVAMVAAVGAPDAYAGEVPVAYVQLRAGHHATESELLSFASQTIHERAAVPKRIEIVESLPVTAVGKIYKPALVQREIKRTILAEAQAAGISDVSVEVV